DNA from Triticum aestivum cultivar Chinese Spring chromosome 7D, IWGSC CS RefSeq v2.1, whole genome shotgun sequence:
CAGAGGGAGGCAACTCAGGTTTGTAGGTTTCTGCAATTCTATTGACCTGGAATGACAAATCCTCGCCATTTTTGAGCTTCCATTTTTTTGATATGGAGACCATGAGCTTATACTTCTGCCCGATGAGCTGAGTTATCTGTGGTGGAATAGTAACGTCATGCCTCACAAGTTTGGCCATCTTGTCCACGGCAGCATATCCGGGATACCTTTGATGAAGTATAGCAATTAATGGTTTTCCTACAGCACCCGATGCGACCTTGTCAAACAACACAAATTCAGTTTCCGCGGTGCCATCAGATGCAAAGACAGAAATACAGTACCTGGAAATCAAAACCAAAAGAAGGTTTTAGTTCACAGATAGTAGCATGCAAGCACCAAATCAAAGAAGTAAATGGTAAATATGCTCACGTTAAGTCGGCCTCAACAGAGGAGCAAGCATCGTCAGAGCATCTATACTGATAGCCAGTATATTTAGCAGACTTGAGGCACGTGGCACACGAAGCGAACCACCAACGTTGATCAGAGCCAAGCCTGTCAACAGTGACAGTACAGAAAAACCGCTTGTCCTGGAAAACAGCAATAGCTGATATGAACAAATATAAAACTGATGTTGTCTATTTCATTGCTACATACAAAAACAAGCTCTGGATAATGCGAGAACTTGATAACTGAAACTGAGATTTGGGAAGTGCGGTAATATGAGAAACATGTGTATTCCAAAAACTGAAATGTTACAGGATTTGAAATAAATAGTGCAATGCTAAAATATCCCGAATAAAATGCTAACGACATACGTAAACTGATCCGTCGAAAAAAAAACGAAAAGACAATTATTGCAGTTTCACCTATATTAAAGCAGAAGAAAAAAATCACAACACTGTGTATTAAGTTAAGCATGAAAGTTAGAGTAAACAATATATTTCCCATAACCAAATTAGCTAGAGGATAAGCTCCATATGTAAATACCGCTACAACATATAGAATATTTAAACTCATTGGAGAGTAAAAGGTTCTAAATAAAATGATATGGCATCTCATCTCCTGGATGCATTTGAACAAATATGTGTATCCCAGCAACCTAAAATGCATCGGACCTTGGCTCTGGCAGAACCAGAATTAATCGTTATATCTCTCAGTACATAGCAGATTCACCAAAAATATCGGCAACAGCATGGAATTGGCTTTGTGAGAACCAACACCAGAGGTAACCAAAAAGACTAACCTAGTGCTGATTATGGAAATGAGGTCAACCAATTATTATACTTTAATGACGATAAAAACTGTAAGACTGAATGACGCCCATTCgcctgttagagttataatataagtcatgtacccctttgtatttatcccgttgtataaggggtttcctgcatatgttccccacctgtacatgtatatatatcggcctatggcctcatgggaatacaagttgcttattcctaacatggtattagagctttaGGTCTCTTTTTCGCACGCGCAACTCGTGCTACGATCCAATCTCGGCGCCGCTGCTGTCCGCTCCTCCCGCCTCCTCCCGCCCGGCATTGGGCAGCTCGTGGTCGCGCCATCCTCCCCCTCCCGCCGTCTGCTGTCTGCCCCTCCCGCCCGGCTCCTCCCGCCGTCTGCCGTCGCCTCATCCCGCCCGGCGTTGGGCAGCTCGTGGTCGCGCCATCCTCCCCCTCCCGCCCGGCCCCTCCCGCCGTCTGCTGTCTGCCCCTCCTGCCCGGCTCCTCCCGCCGTCTGCCGTCCGCCCCTCCCGCCTGGTCCCTCCCGCCGTCCGCCTCCTCTCGCCAGGAGCTGTCTGGGCGGCTTGCGGTCGCGCCGTTTTCCTCTCGGCGGCGCCTCCTGCTCCCAGCCACGTGAGGGCAGCGGAGGCATCGACTCCGGCTCCATGCGTGGCTACTCGCGGCCGTCGTTCGTGGACCACCGTGTGACTCCTTGTCTCCGCTTTCCCTCGAGAAAAAAAAAATGTCTGCTGCATCGGGCTCTGTTGCTGTCCCTCGCTGCCCGGTGATCCCTGACGGTGTTTTCAGTGTTTGCTCTACTGACCCCGTCTCGCACATGTGCCTTTCTTCCGTGCTTGGTGCTCGTTCGTCTGTGCTATCGTCCCCTGTGGCGACTCTCGCACGTGGTGATTGTCGCTCTACATCGACTCCTCCTGCGACTTTCATCGGTGATTATCGTTCTACACCGGCTCCTCTCACGGCTCCCATCGGATGTGTTGATGCATATGACTCTATTGACCCGCGTCTTCCTTTGGCGCTTGGGGCTTGTCTGCATGTGCCCTCGTCTCCGTCACCGGCCTCTACGGATGATGTTGATTATGCCATGTCGCCTCCTCTGGCGGTTTCCACAGGTGGTGGTGGCCCTGGTGGCCGCTCCTCTCCCAGTGCTACTGCGTCATCTACTTCAGCTATGTACTTCACCGAGCAGGAGATTGTGGGACTTCGTGGTCTGCTCCCTGCCTCCGGCTCTTCATTGCCGGGTGCATCTACGTCGACCTCTTCAGTTGAGCTCCTGACTGAGCAGGAGATTACGCGCCTTCGGTGCTTGCTCGCTGCATGCTCTGGTTCTTCACCGACGGGTTCTGCTGGTTCTGATACTGACTCCTCTGGCATTGTGAGACCACCTTcaacacagtcaggtacatctccatggattcttgatactggagcatcttttCATATGACTCATGATTCATCCACCTTGTCTTCTATTCGTGCTCTTGATTCTCCTATTCATGTTCTTACTGCTGATGGTACCTCCCTCCCGGTTAATGGTCGAGGCATTCTTAGCACCTCATCTTttcatgttcctgatgttgctcatgttcctcgacttaccatgcagctcctttctggtggtcagattgttgactccgGTTGTCGGGTGATTCTAGACTTTGACTCTTGTTCTGTTCTGGACCGTCACACTGGTGCTCTCCTTGGTGCTGGCCCCCGACACCGTGACTCTCAGGGTCTctgggagcttgactggcttcaccttccctccgctgccaccgccgccagtctttccccctctgttgccttgtctaccagctcttttcagcagtggcatcatcgccttggtcacttGTGTGGCTCTCGTCTCTCATCCTTAGTTCGACGTGGTCTTCTTGGATCTGTCTCCGGCGGTGTGTCTTTAGACTGTCAGGGTTGTCGGCTTGGTAAACAGGTCCAGTTACCTTATCCTCATAGTGACACTAtgtctcagcgtccttttgacctGGTTCACTCCGATGTCTGGGGTCCAGCTCCCTTTGCCTCGAAAGGAggtcatcgctactatattatttttatagatgatttctctcgatacacctggatatattttatgtcttctcgtagtgaggtgttatctatctataagcgttttgctgccatggttcacactcagttctctactcctattcgtgttttccgtgctgactctgctggagagtatatctccaagatgttgcgtggagtccttgctgagcagggtactcttgcccagttctcttgtcctggtgctcatgctcagaatggcgtgtctgagcgcaagcatcgtcaccttcttgagacggctcgtgcgatgatgatcgccgcctctcttccgcctcatttttgggccgaggctatctccacttccgcctatctcatcaaccttcagccgtccgctgctttgcagggtggcgttccttttgagcgtctttttgatcgttctcccgattattcgatgcttcgcttgtttggttgtgtttgctatgttcttcttgcccctcgcgaacgcaccaaactgaccgctcagtctgttgagtgtgtcttcttaggctacagtgatgagcataagggctatcgttgttgggatcctatcggtcgtcggatgcgtatctctcgagacgtgacttttgatgagtctcgtcctttctacccacgcccatcttcctcgatttttcagtggaggatatctcttttctcacttttcctgactcacctatcacccccgtcgcgcctgtgcctattcgttccactccctctgcttctccacctctagtcgatttgcagccaccatcttccccggtctcctcgcctagcatgtcaccggattctacaccttcatctccggtgacttcttcgtcgccacccccgattctaccttggcgattcctccttctattgttccatcttttcctcagcattacactcgtcgttcacgacctgtggatgcctcttggatgagtcgtcctcttcctctcagcctacttatggcttgcgttctcgtcctcgtccgcctgttgatcgctttggatttcccaccgctggtgctgttgttcttgagccgacttcttaccgtcaggctgttgttcatcctgaatggcagtttgcgatggcagaggagattgctgctcttgaacgcactggtacctgggatcttgtttctcttcctcccggagtccgtcccatcacttgtaagtgggtctacaaggttaagactcgctccgatggttctcttgagcgtcacaaagctcgtcttgtggctcgtggttttcagcaggagcatggtcgtgattatgacgagacttttgctcctgtggcccatatgaccactgttcgtacacttcttgccgttgcctctgcacgccactggtctatatctcagcttgatgttaagaatgcctttcttaatggtgagctgcgtgaggaggtgtacatgcagccaccacctgggtattctgttcctgatggcatggtatgtcgtcttcgtcgctctctctatggccttaagcaagcccctcgcgcctggtttgagcgttttgcctctgtggtcactactgctggtttttcagcaagtgctcatgatccagcattgtttattcacctttctcctcgtggtcggactcttcttcttctctatgttgatgacatgatcatcactggggatgaccccgagtatattgcctttgtaaaggcccgtcttagtgagcagtttcttatgtctgatcttggacctcttcgctactttcttgggattgaagtctcttctacctctgatggcttttttatatcccaggaaaagtatatccaggatcttcttgctcgtgctgctcttactgacgagcgcattgttgagactcctatggagctcaatgttcacctccgtgctactgatggtgatcctctccctgacccgacgcgttatcgtcatctcgttggcagtcttgtctatctagctgtcactcgtccggacatctcttatccggttcatattctgagtcagtttgtttctgctcccacatcggttcactatagtcatctccttcgtgttctccgatatcttcggggcacgatctctcaccgtctattctttcctagctccagttctttacagcttcaggcctattcggatgctacgtgggctagtgatccttctgatcgccgttcactttctgcttactgtgtttttcttggtggttctctcattgcctggaagacgaagaaacagattgcagtttcccgttcgagtgctgaggctgagttgcgagccatggctcttttgacggcagaggtgacttggttacggtggttacttcaggattttggtgtttctgtcactacaccgactctgctcttatctaacagtacaggtgctattagcattgcgcgcgatcctgtgaagcatgagctcaccaagcatattggtgttgatgctttctatgtgcgcgctgctgtgcaggatcaggttattgctcttcagtatgtgccttccgagttacagttggcagatttcctgacgaaggcccagactagagcacaacatggcttttatctctccaaactcagtgttgttcatccaccatgagtttgagggggggtgttaagagttataatataagtcatgtacccctttgtatttatcccgttgtataaggggtttcctgcatatgttccccacctgtacatgtatatatatcggcctatggcctcatgggaatacaagttgcttattcctaacatcgCCAACTAACAAGCTCTTCCAAAAAAATAGCTATTTTTACTTGTTAGCATTGAAGTTTGGGTAGTACTTCTACAACTGGACCTAATTTACATCGTGGATAGTACTTCTACTGCTGATGGTACGGCACCAAATGCTGCAGGCAAAAAGATATTGTCCTAAACATGTTTTGTTTAACTTCATGAGCTCTTCACAAACTTCATTAGCTCAGATTATTGGGCTTTCATCTGCGTGTACCCAATCAATGGACTGGGAGCAACAGCAGAACATGGGCTGAAAGCTAGAGTAATGAAAAAATATATGTATGGCCAAAATCATGAGAGTATAGTGCAGACTGCAGACTCTTTTAAAACAGAGAACTAAATAATATATATTGATGCCTAGGAAAGCAATCCTACCAGAAGAACCAAAGGAAAAACTAAACTAAGCACCCAATCAATGGACTGGGAGTAACAACAGAACATGCGCTGAAAGCGAGTAATGAAAAAATATATAGAGAGGGCTACAGTTTATATGTCAAATACAAATAGGAGTAATTTATATTTTTCAGTGGCACTTTACACAAAAATTGGATGCCTACGATCTGTATATAATCCAACAAAGAAGTATAAAATGACGGCAGATAAATCATCAGCTCTCCATCCAGAAGCACAGCCTGAATTTTGCAATAATAGGGACAATTCAAAAGAAAACAAGAGAAAATAGAGTACTGACCCTTTACAGTAAGGCATGATAAGCAGATCATATATAGACACCACTGGAATAATGCAAAGATCACTGAAATGTAAGCAAGATTTCAGCATACACGGAAACAAATCTAAGCAGGGACGAAAACAAACCAATGGAGTTGATGGTGTAGCCCCTTCATACCAAGCGAATCAAATATAAACACCACATGTTATTGGTGCTCGCTTGCAGGTGATGACTGTACCAAACATTAAGTTGCAACTCATCGTTGAAGCCCTGGCCTGAACAACACAAAAAAAACCACCTATCAGGTAACATGCCTAGAGATAAGGCTAGACAAGAAAATAAAGCATTTGAGAGACACTAAATGAACAAGAGCAGCTACGGCAGAACATTGAATAGGAATTACATCCAACAATTTTCCTAAGAAAACGAGAACACTGCGGCCAAACTGAGAACTCTTGAATCCAACTTAAATCCTGCTAAACCGTTTCAACCACACATTCAAGATCACACCAATCTGATCAAAACGTACTATGATAAGACCAAACAGTCAAAAAGCAAACATGGACCATTGGTAGCGAGATTTTATACAGAGAAGCAAGGAAGGAAGATGAGCACAGAAGAGCCGGGATTAAACCTTCTAGATTGGTCGCTGTAGAGCCCTCATCTTCACCAGTAGGTCCTCACATCTGACATGTAAATGGGGATATATTTACAGCCTTGGACCAAAATCTCTCAAATATGACTACCACCAACTTGTACCTTGTTCAGTTCAATCTGTACAAAAGGCAAGATTAAGAAATAAGTGGAGACATGATTACTATCACTGTGAATCTCAGAAAGCTTGGAACATGCCATCTGCGGAAAACATGACAAGGACGATTAAAATGGCAAGGATAATGCACCGGGCAGCCAAACTGAAGACAAGAAAAAGTAGATAGAGGTAAAGACAATTTATACGCAAGAACATAGCTCTATACCTGGGAGGAAATGAGAACGTTACGCTCAATAAACAAGCGCAAGAGAAACAGAAGCGTATAGTGAGCCAACACTATGCACCCAAAAGTAACCGTTCAAAAGACATAGCTCAAAAGCCAGCAAACCAAAAAACATATAGTAAACTGGTGCTAACATTACTTATTTTCAAGAGGAGCACACAAACTGTCCAAAAGACATAGTTCAAAAGTCTGCAGCACAGAAAAGTATGTAGTAAACATAGGTAGGTAATTACAATAGGTGCTATTATTACTTATTTGCAAGAGATTCGAAAATCTCAGAGAACACGATATTTCTAGTCTCGGAACCGCAGGTACCATCTTCGTTCTCAATCAATATCTGGAGTGCTTTTTTAGAGGTCACACGCGACACCGCAACATAGAACTGGCCATGGGTGAAGACAGGAGTCTTCAGATACAGACCAACAGCTGCAAGAGTTTGTCCCTGGCTTTTGTTAACAGTCATGGCATATGAAATTCTAATAGGAAATTGCCGGCGGTGCAAAGTAAAAGGCCATTTAGGATCTCTAACAGTCAAGCATATCCTCGGTATATAAACTATATCTCCGATATTGGAACCAGCCATTACAACTGCCTCAATGAGTTTCTCAGCAAGTCTAGTAACAATAAGTCGTGTACCATTGCATAAACCAGCCGCCTGGCTTATGTTCCTAAGGAGCATGATTGGAACACCTTTTTTAAGAACCAATTTATGGTAAGGAAAGTTATTTACTTTGATGGTATTTAGAACTTCAGTAGGATAAAAAACATCTATGTTACGAGCTTCATCTGCTGAATTTCCCGTCGAGTCACAGCTTAAATATTCCCTCTCCTCGCCAGGCACCAAAGAAAGAACATGATCATTGATGTCCATAGCTAGATCATTTGTCGGTGTTAAAATAGCTCTTTCTTTCAAGTAGTTAGGATCAGAGTAGCGCTGCAAGAAATCTACATAAACAACATCAACAATAGCTGGAATTTTTGGGCCATCGGTATGCACCAAATGTTCGCTGGGAATGCTTATCCAGGTAGGGTCAGATTCCCCCTGCCGCGCCATGGCAGGGATGGTGCCATTACCAATGCTCAGAACCCACCGACCAAAGGCTCCCGCCTCAGCCTGCACATCAGGATCCTCAGTCTGGACAGCTAGCCGCATGTTAATAGTAAGGTGAAGAACCGTGACATGATGCCACAGAGGAGAATT
Protein-coding regions in this window:
- the LOC123171121 gene encoding uncharacterized protein, which codes for MEPESMPPLPSRGWEQEAPPRGKRRDRKPPRQLLARGGGRREGPGGRGGRQTAGGAGQEGQTADGGRGRAGGGGWRDHELPNAGRDEATADGGRSRAGGADSRRREGEDGATTSCPMPGGRRREERTAAAPRLDPIAVFQDKRFFCTVTVDRLGSDQRWWFASCATCLKSAKYTGYQYRCSDDACSSVEADLTYCISVFASDGTAETEFVLFDKVASGAVGKPLIAILHQRYPGYAAVDKMAKLVRHDVTIPPQITQLIGQKYKLMVSISKKWKLKNGEDLSFQVNRIAETYKPELPPSVSAVASGSGKDALVNNVCGEQLPVLGPAISSGPNTPPPTGFLPGSPAAQAHTHASIGKITPSTPSPRYCSVAPKRGARRSLFGKSLKGKSDVMLGDATTSAQDGVEAVVDDSSMTVEEKDVDAVPIRPKRSPSGSKGPGHQRNNRSNALSAVLADVVCK
- the LOC123165730 gene encoding ATP-dependent DNA helicase PIF1 isoform X2; this translates as MRLAVQTEDPDVQAEAGAFGRWVLSIGNGTIPAMARQGESDPTWISIPSEHLVHTDGPKIPAIVDVVYVDFLQRYSDPNYLKERAILTPTNDLAMDINDHVLSLVPGEEREYLSCDSTGNSADEARNIDVFYPTEVLNTIKVNNFPYHKLVLKKGVPIMLLRNISQAAGLCNGTRLIVTRLAEKLIEAVVMAGSNIGDIVYIPRICLTVRDPKWPFTLHRRQFPIRISYAMTVNKSQGQTLAAVGLYLKTPVFTHGQFYVAVSRVTSKKALQILIENEDGTCGSETRNIVFSEIFESLANK